CGTTGTGATGGATTAACGTCTAAGAATGAATGAAGAATGAATAAAGTAAGGATGCCAAGAACAGCCTGACTTTGTGTATTCATAAATTATACATGTTGGTGTATTTCTTCACATTATGTCTTATGAAAACGACGAACAAGTTGCCTTTGATGTCTTGATGCTTCATTTCCATACACTGGCTTTCATGCATTCAAATACTGTCCAGTCCATGCATTAGTTAACAAATAGCTTACAAAGACTATCAATGTCACAGTGATGACAAGTAAGTCATTATTCATTGCTGTACACCGTAGGGATCAAACCATGAGCTCTACCTTGCAGACCAAGATGGTGTCTTTGAGGTCTGGTAATGCTTTATCACAGAAAGATCTCAAGCGACTTGTGCTATTATTACATTTAACTTACCTCaccattttttttaatgaaaagcTTTTTTGCATACGTTATTCGCAATAGCAAACATAATCGAGTGCCGAAAAATAGCATAGTGGGAAGGATGCTAGACGTGATGTCAcacaaaaaaattgaccatcTGCTCCCTGTCTCCGTCTTTATTTAACGCTACAGAAGTGAGATTCCACCTTCCCACATGACACCGactgactctttctctctctgcgccCTCTCTTCCCAGGAACCATGGTGAGTAGGGAGGCCAGCAGCAAAAGCGTGGCTCTCTCCAACTCAGAGTCGGACTCGGACACAGGCCCTTCCCACGGTCCCGAGGAGGAGTCAGGCAGGCCCCGGGTGAAGAAGAGGAACAAGGCCCTCCAGGTCCGCTTCAAGGACATCTGTGAGGCCCAGAAAGAGCAGCGAGCGGCGGGGAAGGGTTCCCGCTCCATTTCCTGCAAGGTGACGTGCAGGAAGTACATGACCATGCCTGCGCGGCGTTCCATCCCCAACGTGACCAAGAGCACGGGCGTGCAGACCTCGCCGGACCTGACCAAACACTACCAAACGTTTCCCTTTGAGCGAAAGAAGGGCCACACGATCAAACACACCGCCTTGGTGGAGAACCACAAAGGGCAGAACAATGGGTTCCTGAGTGACATTAAAGGGCCcgtagaaggggaggagggagggagtttggCCGCGTCATCCCGTTGTGGGGGGAAAATTGTGGGGCAGACCAAAGCGCTGCTTCACCACACGGACAACAGCAGTGGGCCTGAGGATCTGCTCTCTGGCGCCAACTGCATGGACGGGCTGACCTGTCCGGGTCCCTCGCACATCCCCGCTGGGCCAGGGGGCGTTTCCAGAACCCCTGCTGATCCCAAGGCGGAAGCCGAGTACCAGGTCTGTGGCACCAGGACCAAACACAAAGGATTATCCAAAGACACACTGGACTTGAAAGACGGCACCTCCTCCAAACGCCAGCTGGTCAACTGTGAGGTTTCCCCTCAGGACACGAGGTCAAAGACCCTAGGTCCCGTGGCGTGGAACTCCTTAACACGTGTGGATTGTATAGGGAGCCCGTCGGGGAGGTACAAACGCAAGAAGGCCACGCAGATAAACGGACAGCACTCCCAAACGCTGCCCCACAGCGCTGGGTGTTCTTCTCAGGCTCCGCCTCAGGGCAGTGCAGGGCATGTATCATCCTCCGGCCAGCCTCAGCAGAGTGCGGGGGGTCAGAGATGCCCCTCAGGGCAGCTGGGACCCTGCGGGCAGGTGGTGCCCTCACCTGGGGATGGAGAGATTAAAGCACAGCTGCAGGCCATGGAGACTCTGATCAGCTCCAGCCAGGAGACCATCAAGGTCTTACTGGGGGTCatccaggagctggagaagggagAAGCCCAGAGAGAAGGGTGAGAAGGCCGTG
This DNA window, taken from Osmerus eperlanus chromosome 6, fOsmEpe2.1, whole genome shotgun sequence, encodes the following:
- the insyn2ab gene encoding inhibitory synaptic factor 2A, which encodes MVSREASSKSVALSNSESDSDTGPSHGPEEESGRPRVKKRNKALQVRFKDICEAQKEQRAAGKGSRSISCKVTCRKYMTMPARRSIPNVTKSTGVQTSPDLTKHYQTFPFERKKGHTIKHTALVENHKGQNNGFLSDIKGPVEGEEGGSLAASSRCGGKIVGQTKALLHHTDNSSGPEDLLSGANCMDGLTCPGPSHIPAGPGGVSRTPADPKAEAEYQVCGTRTKHKGLSKDTLDLKDGTSSKRQLVNCEVSPQDTRSKTLGPVAWNSLTRVDCIGSPSGRYKRKKATQINGQHSQTLPHSAGCSSQAPPQGSAGHVSSSGQPQQSAGGQRCPSGQLGPCGQVVPSPGDGEIKAQLQAMETLISSSQETIKVLLGVIQELEKGEAQREGLSYRTGQDTANCDTCRNSACIIYSVELDFKQQEDKLQPLMKRLCPMDHPQCPALPYPHEVFTSTPKRKSKTESKKHARWKLWFL